GCAGGGTTATATTCCCCAGCCCTCATCTTTCCACGGTCGTTTTGTGCGGACTGACCATACTCAGTGCGGGCAGCGAAGAGCAGAAGGCAGAGCTACTGCCTCGGATCGCAAAGGGAGACCTGATTCTGGCCCTGGCCCTGGCCGAACCTGAATCGAGCTGGGATGGCAATGCCTGGGACGCCCAAGGGATAACGGTTCAGGCGGCTGCCGATGGTGATCATTATGTCATCAATGGAACCAAGCTCTTCGTTCATGACGCCCACGTTGCCGATTACGTGCTGTGCGCGGCTCGGACCAAAGACAGCGGCCAGCCTGAGCATGGGATAACACTGTTCTTGGTGGATACCAAGAGCCCTGGGGTCGAATGCACCCTGCTCAATACGACCGCTTATGACAAACCAGGGGAAGTTGTCTTCAATCAGGTCGAGGTTCCCAAAGAAAACATAGTGGGCGAGGTCAATAAGGGCTGGGGCCCTTTGGCCAGGGTTCTGCAAATTGGAGCGGTAATGCTCTGCGCGCAGATGGTGGGGTCCAGCCAGAAGGCCCTGGAACTGGCCGTGGACCATGCCAAAACCAGGATACAGTTTGATATGCCCATAGGCATTAACCAGTATATCCAGGGTCATTGTATTGACGTGCTGTGGTATACGGAAACCTCCAGATGGCTGACCTATCAGGCGGCCTGGAAGCTGAGTGAGGAGCTCCCCTGCGATATGGAAGTAGCCATGGCCAAGGCCTGGACGAGCGAGGCTCATGAGAAGGCTTGCTGGCATGCCCATCAGGTCCTGGCTGGTGTGGGCTACACTTCTCAGAAGGGCGTCATGACGCTCTATTCCATGAAAGGCAAGACTCTTCAGCATTATCTGGGCGACACCTCTTTTCACCTGAACAAGGTGGCCCATGAGGTGGAGAAATGGACGGCTCCCGAGAAGCCAAGAGGCAAACCGCTCGGCTACTGGGACATACCGGCAGAGGAGCAAATACCCGCCTGGGAGCCCTGGCAAGAGCTTAGAAAAGGGAAAAAGACCTGGTAGGTTTAAAATTTGGCCAGGGGTCGTCCTTGCCTGCCTGGCCCGCTTCTATTTAAGCTGATCAGGAATAGCGAATAAGCGCCTGCGGAGAGCTTCTAGACGGGCGCTTTTTCTTTCTTTAAATTATGGTTCATCTCGGATTTCATTGATTAAAGACTTGGCTATAAAAATCCCCCTCAATCCCCCTTTAGAAAAGGGGGACTTTTTTTGTCTTCCTTTTTTTCTATTTCTCTAAAAGGAAAGCTCCTTTCTATTTCCCCCTTTTTTAAAGGGTGTATAGATCGGGGACATAGGTAACACTTTTTAGTAACATAGTGGGGCAGGCTTTCTAGCCTGCCTTTTCCAGCCTCTTCCCACCCAAGGCAGGCTAGAAAGCCTGCCCTACAGGCATAAATGGACTTTCCGTTATTTTCGAAACGACTCGTCATTGCGAGCCTTCGGCCCTTCGGCAGGAGCCGAAGTGTTATTTGGCAAAGAAACTGTTTTCAAATTCTGGACGAGGGCGGGGATAAACCCCGCCCCTACAATACCGATTTAGAGTACGGGCGGGGTTTATCCCCGCCCGTATATTTCTGGTCTTTCATGTGTCAATAAAGGCCAAGACGACTATGAACGCGCTTATAAACAACGGGTCATATTAATTTAAAAAAACGTGCAAATTCAATGTGTTTCATACTATTAAATCCTGAAAGTGGCAAAAGAGCTTTTAAAGAAATTAGTAGAGCCTGTTAAGAGCGAAAGCATAAGGGCTATAAATAAAAAGCGAGGAGATATTTTTATCATCTACTCTTGGGACATAACAACTAGCTTATCGAATGAATAGAAGGCGTCTCGCCGCCAGCCACGCGGTGCGCCCAGCGCGTTGTCTCAGGCAGGCGGTAGCCGCGGCAGCAGGCCAGGACGTATTCAATGCTGGTGGGCAGATCAACACGGTGGCCCGGGGAGACATAAACCGGCTTGACCCTGGTGCGAGTCCGCACCACGGCGCCGATGACCTCGTCTTGGTCAACAAGCAGCGCATGGCTGCCTCGCTTAAGGCCCGGTTCGTCATGCCGACCGCACAGCCGGGATTTGGCGCAGCCAATAGTGGGCAGGTCGGTCAGGAGCCCGATGTGGCTGGCGATACCCAGGCGGCGCGGGTGAGCCTGTCCCTGCCCGTCAAAGATCAGTAATTCCGGTCTTGCAGCCAGCTTGCTAAGGGCGTCGAGAATGACCGGCCCTTCGCGAAAGCTGAGCAGGCCCGGGATATAGGGAAAGGCGACCGGGCGAACGGCCGTGGTATAATCTGCCGGTTCAAGCTCAGGGTAGTTCAGCACCACCACCGCGGCGCGGGCCTTGCCGCTGCGGAGAGAGACGTCCACCCCGGCCACAGAAGCCACAGGGCCCAGCTGCTTTTCAAAAATAACCTGAGCTGCCAGTTCCTTTTGCAGCGCCACCGCCTCCCTGGGCGAGAGGTCCCAGGGGTGTGCGCATTTTGAGATGACCTTCTTTATTTCCCTGCTCCTTTATCTCCTACATTTTTCTAGCCGGATCAGAAAGAAGCCACACTGCCTTTTCATTTAATCTTCAAGACCTTGGCGCCTCGAATCTTTCTCTCCTTGAGTTCGACCAAGGCCTGATTCGCCTCTTTAAGCGGAAATTCCTCAATTTCAGGCTTGATGCGAAGCTCAGCCGCCAGCTCCAGGAACTCGCTGACGTCCCTCCGGGCCACGTTGGCGACGCTCTTTATTTCCTTTTCCATCCAGAGATGGGCGGGGTACTGGAGCTTTAACAGATAATCCTTGTTTCTTTCTTCTTTCCGGATAGCATTAATAACCAGCCTGCCGCCAGGGGCCAGATTCTTAAGGGCTTCCACCACCGGCTTCCAGGCCGGTGTGGTGTCAATGATGCAGTCCAGTTTTTGCGGGGATTCATCTTCTGTGTCGCCAGCCCAGACCGCGCCCAGTTCTCTGGCAAAGGCCCTTTCCCTCTCGCTGCGGGCAAAAACGAAAACCTCAGAACCTGGATACCGGTGCCGCGCCATCATCAGAACCAGGTGCGCCGAAGCCCCAAAGCCGGTAAGCCCCAGGCTGCGACCGTCTTTGATGCCGGTCAGCCTCAAGGAGCGAAAGCCGATGGCCCCGGCGCACATCAGGGGAGCCGCTTCTGAATCGGAAAAAAAATCAGGGATGCGGTAGGCAAAATCTTCTGAAACGACCATGTACCGGGCATACCCGCCATTGGCGTCCCGGCCCGTGGCCCTGAATTCTTGACACAAATTCTCATTCCCCTGAAGGCAAAACCTGCACCGCCCGCAGGCAGAGTAAATCCAGCCGACGCCAACCCGGTCTCCCGTCTCGAACCCGGCTGCCCGGCTGCCTTTTTCAACGACCCGGCCTACGACTTCGTGTCCCAAGACGATCGGAAACTCTGGCGGCGGCGTTCTGCCTTCGATCTCATCCAGCTCGGTGTGACAGACGCCGCAGGCTGATATTTCTATTAAGACATCCTTGTCTTTAGGCACAGGGTCTGGCAAATCCGTAAACTCCAGCGGGTTCTTATTCTCCTCCAGGTTGCAAATCTCATTCAAAACCATGGCTTCCATCGTCTGACCTCCTTATTCAAAGCAGGCTCAAGCCGCCGGTCTGTACCCCGGTATTTAATTCTATATGGCCTGCTGGCCATCGAGTGGTGATCATGAAAGATTGACAGCGCCGGTTTTTTGGCCTCATTAACTTAACCCAGAAGCGCGCCTGATGCAAGGGCACGCCTGCTTGGTTTTATATTGTGAGGGCGCCTGGCTCTCTGACACAAAGCATGGTAAAAATTGTCAGGGAGTCCTGCTTTACGGGCCGACCTGGCCGGTTGCAATCTTAAGAAAAAAAAATGATAATGGAGAAAAGGCAGGCCGCAAGGCCAGGGCCTTTCTCAGGTAAAGCCTGTCCATGAAGGCTCTATCATCAAACCAGGACCATGACTGTGAATACTATCGAGGCGCATGAAAAAAGAAGCGTGCTTAAAAGCGGGCGGATGAGCCTGGTTCTGGTGCTGAGTCTTTTTTTGATCCAGGCCTGTCTGGGGCCGATGCCCGTGAGAAAGGCTGAAATAAAGCCCGGTGAAATCTGGGTCGAACCCGATACCGGCCTGGAGTTCGTCTGGGTGCCTGGGGGATGTTACATGATGGGCGGTCGTTTTCAAAGCGGAGAGCTGCAAAACCCGGATGAAATACCAGTCCACGAGGTCTGCCTCGACGGCTTCTGGCTGGGACGATTCGAAGTCACGAACGCTCAGTACCGCCGCTTCAGGCCGCGGCACAACAGCGGGTCAAGTAACGGCCATGCACTCAACGGCGACAGTCAACCCGTGGTCTCTGTGAGCTGGGAAGAAGCCAAGGCTTATGCCAGGTGGCTCAGTCACCGGAATGGCGGGCGGTATGGATTTCGTCTGCCGACAGAAGCAGAGTGGGAGTATGCTTGCCGGGCCGGGACCATGACGCGGTATTACTGGGGG
The DNA window shown above is from Deltaproteobacteria bacterium and carries:
- a CDS encoding acyl-CoA/acyl-ACP dehydrogenase; amino-acid sequence: MDYLLSEEQEKLKETACQFLEKECPETVIRETREEDQGYSPQLWSKIADLKWLGLVFPEKYEGTDRSLLDLAVLYEEMGRVIFPSPHLSTVVLCGLTILSAGSEEQKAELLPRIAKGDLILALALAEPESSWDGNAWDAQGITVQAAADGDHYVINGTKLFVHDAHVADYVLCAARTKDSGQPEHGITLFLVDTKSPGVECTLLNTTAYDKPGEVVFNQVEVPKENIVGEVNKGWGPLARVLQIGAVMLCAQMVGSSQKALELAVDHAKTRIQFDMPIGINQYIQGHCIDVLWYTETSRWLTYQAAWKLSEELPCDMEVAMAKAWTSEAHEKACWHAHQVLAGVGYTSQKGVMTLYSMKGKTLQHYLGDTSFHLNKVAHEVEKWTAPEKPRGKPLGYWDIPAEEQIPAWEPWQELRKGKKTW
- the nfi gene encoding deoxyribonuclease V; the protein is MKKVISKCAHPWDLSPREAVALQKELAAQVIFEKQLGPVASVAGVDVSLRSGKARAAVVVLNYPELEPADYTTAVRPVAFPYIPGLLSFREGPVILDALSKLAARPELLIFDGQGQAHPRRLGIASHIGLLTDLPTIGCAKSRLCGRHDEPGLKRGSHALLVDQDEVIGAVVRTRTRVKPVYVSPGHRVDLPTSIEYVLACCRGYRLPETTRWAHRVAGGETPSIHSIS
- a CDS encoding zinc-dependent alcohol dehydrogenase family protein gives rise to the protein MEAMVLNEICNLEENKNPLEFTDLPDPVPKDKDVLIEISACGVCHTELDEIEGRTPPPEFPIVLGHEVVGRVVEKGSRAAGFETGDRVGVGWIYSACGRCRFCLQGNENLCQEFRATGRDANGGYARYMVVSEDFAYRIPDFFSDSEAAPLMCAGAIGFRSLRLTGIKDGRSLGLTGFGASAHLVLMMARHRYPGSEVFVFARSERERAFARELGAVWAGDTEDESPQKLDCIIDTTPAWKPVVEALKNLAPGGRLVINAIRKEERNKDYLLKLQYPAHLWMEKEIKSVANVARRDVSEFLELAAELRIKPEIEEFPLKEANQALVELKERKIRGAKVLKIK
- a CDS encoding formylglycine-generating enzyme family protein, which encodes MNTIEAHEKRSVLKSGRMSLVLVLSLFLIQACLGPMPVRKAEIKPGEIWVEPDTGLEFVWVPGGCYMMGGRFQSGELQNPDEIPVHEVCLDGFWLGRFEVTNAQYRRFRPRHNSGSSNGHALNGDSQPVVSVSWEEAKAYARWLSHRNGGRYGFRLPTEAEWEYACRAGTMTRYYWGDEIDPRYVNFSDKHDPSGPSREDIDDGFAFTAAVGSFFPNAFGLYDMLGNIWEWCEDVYSKDAYKKHKHYNPVNKTSDDFWQGDIRVCRGGGWRALPGLVRCAGRGGAAPGSRSPSLGFRLLRTEAGFMSESFAP